In the genome of Streptomyces sp. SAI-127, the window CGCGAGGCCCATGAGGAGGGCCTGACGCCGATGCGCCCGCTGTTCCTGGAGTTCCCGGACGACCAGGCGACGTGGACGGTCGACGACGCGTATCTCTTCGGCGCGGATCTTCTGGTCGCCCCGGTGCTCACGGCGGGCGCGACGGCCCGTACGACCTATCTCCCGGCAGGCGCGGCCTGGACGGACGCGTGGACCGGTGAGACGTACGAGGGCGGCAGGACGGTGACCGTCGACGCCCCGCTGGACCGCATCCCGCTGTTCCTGCGGGACGGGGCGCGGCTTCCGGTGGCGGAGTAGCCGTACCGAAGCGGCCGGTCCCACGGGGGTGGGCCGGCCGCTTCGTCGTGTGGGGGGTCAGCTTCCGCAGAGGGAGCGCAGGGCGCGGGCCAGGGCCCTGGTGTGCAGGGCGTCGAGGTGGTCCTCGTGATGGACCTGGAGGGCGGCGAGAATGAGTTCGGGACGGCAGGTGACCGCGCCGCGGTCGTCGGCGGTGGCGGCGAGGGCCTCGACCAGCGCGCTGGTCACTCGGTTGATCTCCTGCCGTACGACGCTCAGGTCCGGCTTGGTCGTCGGCGCCTCGTCGGGGTGGTCGGTCCACCGCTGGAACAGTCCGCGCTGGACGATCTTGTTCGCCTCGATCTGGTCGCGGAAGATCACCCGGATCTCGTCCGGGTCGGCGCCGAGCTGCTGGGCCTGGGCGGCGACGTTGTCGAGGACCTGCTGTTCGCGGGCGGGGTCGTCGATGGGGCTGTCGGTGCCCCACTTGGCGGCGGCGACCAGGTCGGCGGTGGCCAGGCGTTCGGCGGCGAGTTCGACGACGGGATGCAGGGCGGAGAGGGAGCGGGCGGTGGCGTGGGGTGCCGCGGCCGTCCCGGGGACGGGAACCGCGACCGCGGAACCCGTCGCGGTGAGAACGACGGCCGCGGTCGCGGTCACGGTGATCAGGGCACGTCGGAGGGGGGTGGTGGTACGCATGTCCCCATCAAACCCGACCGTGCCCCACGATCAGGTCAACTGCTGCTTACGGTCAGGTTGTTGGTGGTGAAGTTGAGACCACCGGACGAGCTGGTGATCTCGAAGCCGAACTGCACGTCACCGATGGTCTCGTTGCCGAACCAGCCCTTGGTGTCCTTGATCCACTTCAGGATCGGGAGGATGTTGACCGTGCCGGAGCTGGAGTTGGAGGTGCGGACGAAGGAGAAGACCTCGTTCGCGCCGTTGGTGCCCTTGTAGACGGTCCAGGTGTGGCCGCCGAGCGTCACGTTGCCCTGCGAGCTGCCGAGCGGACCGACGGCTCCGGTCTTGTTGACCCAGAGCATGATCTCGTAGTCGTAGTCGGTGTCCCAGATGTCGTACGACGTGTTGTAGGCGCCGGACGACGGGACCGAGACGTTGTAGCTGCTGGAGAGCGAACCCAGCGAGGTGATCGACTTGTTGATCACCTTCTTGGAGTTGGGGTAGGACTTGATGCCGCCGGTGTTGGGGTGGTTGGCGTTGACGCCCCAGTTAGTGCCGGAGTTGGCCCAGATGCACTGGCTGCCGGCGCCGGAGCCCCAGATGTTGTTGTAGAGCGTGTAGCCGTTCAGGCTCGTGTTGGCCCACTGGTCGCAGGAGCTCCAGACGGCGGCGGAGGCCGGGGCCGAGGCGAGTCCGACGGTGGCGCCGATGGCCATCGCCGGGGCCAGCACCGCCATGGTGATCTTGCGCAGAGTGCTTGCCATGGTGTCCCTTTCCATGGGTGGGGGGAAATGCGGGGGGAGTTACCACGCCTCCAGACGGAGGACGTGGTCTTCTCCGGCGACGAGGCAGAGCGGCTCGGTGCCGGAGGAAGTCCGGAGTTCGACGCGGTGGGTGCGGGTGGGGCGCAGCACCGCGGTCGCTTCGGTGGGGCTCCAGGTGAGGTCGAGGGCGGCCCCGAACCTGGTGCGGATGCCCCGTAGTTCACCTCGGGGGCAGGTGCTGGGAACCGCCGGGAGCAGCACCAGCCGGTCCGGTGTCGACTGCACGAGCATCTCGACGAGGACGGCGGGCAGGGTGTGGGCGGCGTCCGCGTTGTAGACGTTCCGGTTCGGGTAGTGCGCGCTCATCAGCGAGGCGTGGAAGAAGTCGCCCTTGAGGACCTGGCCGAGGGCGTGCGCGACCCGTTCGCCGTCGCGCAGCCGGGCCGCGACGAGGGCGTGGTGGAGATGGCCGTGTGCGGAGTCGTTCTCGGAGCCACGGAGTTCGAGGGCGCGGTGGGCGGCCGCGGCGAGGTCGGGGGTGTCGTAGGGGGTGATCTCGTCGAGTGGCCAGACGCCGTAGAGGTGGCTGAGGTGGCGGTGGTCGTAGGTGTCGTCGAGGCCGGGCCAGGCCCATTCGGCGAGGGCGCCGTCGGCGTTGATCCGGTGGGGAGGGAGCCGGTCGGCGAGGGCGCGCCAGGCTTGTGCCCTCTCGGGGTGGTAGGCGGCGGCCGTTCGCAGGGCGTGCCGGGCGGCCGAGAGGTCCATCGCCGCGTTGATCGCGCCCCAACTGCCGTTCGCGGGGCGGTTCTCGGGCGAGTAGGAGGGGACGACGACGAGATGGCCGTCGGCGTCGGTGCGGGTGAGGAAGTCCTCGTAGAAGAGGGCGACTTCGGCGAGCGCACGGGCGGTGCGCGGGTCCTGTTCGCCGCGGGTCTCGTCGTGGTCGACGAGGGGCTTGAGCAGCCAGTCGGCGCCCGCGGTCCACAGGTGCAGCGGGTACTCACGGTTGAAGTGGTACGTCAGCCCGGACTCGCCGTCGGAGTGCGGCGGGGCCACGACACCGCGCGTGCCGAAGATCTCGCGGGCGTTGTCCTGCCAGTCGGGCAACTGACGCTGGATCAGGGAGGCGAGAGCTTCGGTGACTTCGGGAAGGGCGGCGCACGCGGCTGAAGCGGTCTGGAGGTTGACGTTGGCGTCGTTGGTGAACGCTCCCGACCATGCCGTGGCCCAGTCGCCGGTCCACAGGCCGGTCAGGCGGGGCGGGAAGAGGCCGCTGGAGGAGAGCAGGTGGTAGCGGCCGGCGGCGAAGAGTCGTTCCAGGAGGGCGGGGCTGTCCGGCCGTTCCAGCAACTGCGAGCCCGGCAGGGCGCGTTCGGCGGGGTCGGCGGCGAGGTCGAGGGTGACGCGTTCGTAGGCGGTGCGGTGGAGGGGGGTGTGCCGGTCGAGGAGTCGGGCGTAGGTGACGGACCCCGGCTCGGAACCGGATTCGGGGACCAGGTCCCGCAGTGCCTCGATGTGGGGTGCCGTGTCCAGTTCGCCGGTGTGGCGTACGACGCGGGTCAGCAGGAGAACGGACTCGGCACCGGTGACGTGCGCGCCCGGCGGGATGAGCGCGGTGCGGCCGCCCGTGGGGACGACCAGCGTGATGCCGGTGTAACGGCGGTCGCTGTCGGGGTAGCGGACGCAGAGGGTGAGCAGGGCCCCGTCGGCGGCGCGGACGACGCTCTGGCCGACCATCAGGGTGTCGGGTGCGCCCGGCAGCCGGTGATCCAGCGAGACGACCAGGCCCGC includes:
- a CDS encoding chorismate mutase, with amino-acid sequence MRTTTPLRRALITVTATAAVVLTATGSAVAVPVPGTAAAPHATARSLSALHPVVELAAERLATADLVAAAKWGTDSPIDDPAREQQVLDNVAAQAQQLGADPDEIRVIFRDQIEANKIVQRGLFQRWTDHPDEAPTTKPDLSVVRQEINRVTSALVEALAATADDRGAVTCRPELILAALQVHHEDHLDALHTRALARALRSLCGS
- a CDS encoding glycoside hydrolase N-terminal domain-containing protein, with protein sequence MTDGPVHGTWEPEPAARWEDGFLSGNGHHGALLFGEPDDERVVVTHHTLVHPNGAEHARPPRLAAELPALQDRLLAGERDAAERFTDGRPLQWVQPFHPAFQIRLRRPRAATPDHRRSVDFTTGVLRTESQGSRSEVFVSRADDVIVQQVEAAGLVVSLDHRLPGAPDTLMVGQSVVRAADGALLTLCVRYPDSDRRYTGITLVVPTGGRTALIPPGAHVTGAESVLLLTRVVRHTGELDTAPHIEALRDLVPESGSEPGSVTYARLLDRHTPLHRTAYERVTLDLAADPAERALPGSQLLERPDSPALLERLFAAGRYHLLSSSGLFPPRLTGLWTGDWATAWSGAFTNDANVNLQTASAACAALPEVTEALASLIQRQLPDWQDNAREIFGTRGVVAPPHSDGESGLTYHFNREYPLHLWTAGADWLLKPLVDHDETRGEQDPRTARALAEVALFYEDFLTRTDADGHLVVVPSYSPENRPANGSWGAINAAMDLSAARHALRTAAAYHPERAQAWRALADRLPPHRINADGALAEWAWPGLDDTYDHRHLSHLYGVWPLDEITPYDTPDLAAAAHRALELRGSENDSAHGHLHHALVAARLRDGERVAHALGQVLKGDFFHASLMSAHYPNRNVYNADAAHTLPAVLVEMLVQSTPDRLVLLPAVPSTCPRGELRGIRTRFGAALDLTWSPTEATAVLRPTRTHRVELRTSSGTEPLCLVAGEDHVLRLEAW